Proteins encoded within one genomic window of Blattabacterium cuenoti:
- the rsfS gene encoding ribosome silencing factor → MVKGHDISIIDLRNKTNFICDYFIICNGESQSQVCAISRSIENRTIEKLQEKPWHVEGIKNGEWILIDYVSIVVHIFQKKVRLYYDIESLWNSKKMKDPN, encoded by the coding sequence ATGGTAAAAGGTCATGATATTTCTATTATTGATCTGAGAAACAAAACAAATTTTATTTGTGATTATTTTATTATTTGTAATGGAGAATCTCAAAGTCAAGTTTGTGCTATATCTAGATCTATAGAAAATAGGACAATTGAAAAATTACAGGAAAAACCTTGGCATGTAGAAGGGATAAAGAATGGAGAATGGATATTAATAGATTATGTCTCTATTGTGGTCCATATTTTTCAAAAAAAGGTAAGATTGTATTATGACATAGAAAGTCTTTGGAATTCAAAAAAAATGAAGGATCCTAATTAA
- a CDS encoding biotin--[acetyl-CoA-carboxylase] ligase — translation MKKFIWNIYLIFLKEIDSTNQYAKKNISMFPNWTIVYAINQTHGKGVGNTYWYVEKGKNLTFSIILKSINLSIEKGYLINLLVSNAIHKTLINNTLYKIKNPKNYSPSIIPSSYIWIKWPNDIILINEKIGGILIENTIFYKKIHTSIIGIGLNVNQIQFDKKLKASSLKKIFHRDFNLKKLFYDIIYSIQKEYSLLTNSPYGEKIIRNYYINHLYRKNKISFFYVKKTIIHGIIQNITKQGHLIIVIIENNKCKKLSFFSQKEIQLF, via the coding sequence TTGAAAAAGTTCATTTGGAATATATATTTAATCTTCTTAAAAGAAATTGATTCTACTAATCAATATGCAAAAAAAAATATTTCAATGTTTCCAAACTGGACTATTGTTTATGCGATCAATCAAACTCATGGAAAAGGAGTCGGAAATACTTATTGGTATGTAGAAAAAGGAAAAAATCTAACTTTTAGCATTATTTTAAAATCAATCAATTTATCTATTGAAAAAGGATATCTTATTAACTTACTTGTAAGTAATGCAATACATAAAACATTAATAAACAATACTCTTTATAAAATAAAAAATCCTAAAAATTATAGTCCTAGTATTATTCCTAGTTCTTATATTTGGATCAAATGGCCCAACGATATTATTTTAATAAATGAAAAAATAGGTGGAATATTAATTGAAAATACTATTTTTTACAAAAAAATACATACTAGTATTATAGGAATAGGATTAAATGTTAATCAGATACAATTCGATAAAAAATTAAAAGCTTCTTCTTTAAAAAAAATTTTTCATAGAGATTTTAACTTAAAAAAGCTTTTTTATGACATAATTTATTCTATTCAAAAAGAATATTCACTTCTTACAAACAGTCCTTATGGAGAAAAAATAATACGAAATTATTACATTAACCATCTTTATAGAAAAAACAAAATATCTTTTTTTTATGTAAAAAAAACAATTATTCATGGAATAATTCAAAATATTACAAAACAAGGTCATTTGATAATAGTGATAATAGAAAATAATAAATGCAAAAAATTATCTTTTTTCTCTCAAAAAGAAATACAACTCTTTTAA
- a CDS encoding YidC/Oxa1 family insertase periplasmic-domain containing protein translates to MKNKNLDYNSTIGLFLILLILIIFTYINTKNSSYYNNENKDKEFFLKNRNKKYSFSVEKEGKKKKIKNYYLENKVLKLRISSLGGIIDEVFLKKYKAYDSVHFLHEKNLFLIKNSSFSYNIHFYKKNGVVFVNTKYLYFFPFLVKKNNKNIIFTMRSKNPYGKGFIEYVYKLGLENKYDVKFFIRTIGIPFLKKRVLISLEQNIFSIEKDRNWENAYTQVYYSTKDKNSHKVKYLSEKNTEEKTLSHLDWIAHKQQFFATIFFSDKPIKNVFLCSENFLGGNFLKKIQSYLSLDLNEIEKKEELNFCFHFYFGPLDYFFLKKYGKGIENIIPFGWGFIKWINKYFFLMIFQFLEKTNLNYGVIIILMTIVVKLILSPVTYKQYKLNAMMKLIRPEIDELNNKFKNSDPFKKQKAMMDLYKKVGINPMSGCLSTLLQIPIFYSLFKFFPTLINLRGKSFLWVDDLTSYDSIFELPFFIPFYGNHVSLLTLLYSLAFLVYTKLSNNGSTQNNSNSSSSSGSIPDMRFILYIMPIIMLLFINSYASGLSLYYFTSNMINIGLIFFIKKFLLDEKKILYKIQENKKKPKKRNYWESRIKEIKSGKT, encoded by the coding sequence ATGAAGAATAAAAATTTGGATTACAACTCTACTATTGGTTTATTTTTAATATTGTTAATATTGATAATTTTTACATATATAAATACAAAAAATTCATCATATTATAATAATGAAAATAAAGACAAAGAATTTTTTCTAAAAAATAGAAATAAAAAATATTCTTTTTCTGTAGAAAAAGAAGGAAAAAAAAAGAAAATAAAAAATTATTATTTAGAGAATAAAGTTTTAAAACTTAGAATTTCTAGTTTAGGAGGAATAATTGATGAAGTTTTTTTAAAAAAGTATAAAGCTTATGATTCTGTTCATTTTTTACATGAAAAAAATCTTTTTTTAATAAAAAATTCTAGTTTCTCATATAATATTCATTTTTATAAGAAAAATGGAGTTGTATTTGTTAATACAAAATATTTGTATTTTTTTCCTTTTTTAGTAAAAAAAAATAATAAAAATATCATTTTTACAATGAGATCTAAAAATCCGTATGGAAAAGGATTTATAGAATATGTGTATAAATTAGGATTAGAAAATAAATATGATGTTAAATTTTTTATAAGAACAATAGGAATACCTTTTTTAAAAAAAAGAGTTCTAATTAGTTTGGAACAAAATATTTTTTCTATAGAAAAGGATAGAAATTGGGAAAATGCTTATACTCAAGTTTATTATTCTACTAAAGATAAAAATTCTCATAAAGTTAAATATTTGTCTGAAAAAAACACAGAAGAAAAAACTTTATCTCATTTAGATTGGATTGCACATAAACAACAATTTTTCGCTACAATATTTTTTTCAGATAAACCTATAAAAAATGTTTTTCTTTGTTCTGAAAATTTTTTAGGTGGAAATTTTTTGAAAAAAATTCAATCATATTTGTCTTTAGATTTAAATGAAATAGAAAAAAAAGAGGAATTAAATTTTTGTTTTCATTTTTATTTTGGTCCTTTGGATTATTTCTTTTTGAAAAAATATGGAAAAGGAATTGAAAATATTATTCCATTTGGGTGGGGATTTATAAAATGGATTAATAAATATTTTTTTCTGATGATTTTTCAATTTTTAGAGAAAACAAATTTAAATTATGGAGTTATTATTATTTTAATGACTATTGTAGTAAAGTTAATTCTTTCTCCAGTGACTTATAAACAATATAAATTAAATGCTATGATGAAATTAATTCGTCCAGAAATAGATGAGTTAAATAATAAATTTAAAAATTCTGATCCTTTTAAAAAACAGAAAGCAATGATGGATCTCTATAAAAAAGTAGGAATTAATCCTATGTCTGGATGTCTTTCCACATTGTTGCAAATTCCTATTTTTTATTCTTTATTTAAATTTTTTCCTACTTTGATTAATCTTAGAGGAAAATCTTTTTTATGGGTAGATGATCTTACTTCATATGATTCTATTTTTGAATTACCTTTTTTTATTCCGTTTTATGGAAATCATGTAAGTTTACTTACTTTGTTATATTCTTTAGCTTTTTTAGTTTATACAAAATTGAGTAATAATGGATCTACTCAGAACAATAGCAATAGTAGTAGCAGTTCTGGTTCTATTCCTGATATGCGTTTTATATTATATATTATGCCTATAATTATGTTATTATTTATAAATAGCTATGCTTCTGGTCTTTCTCTTTATTATTTTACATCTAATATGATTAATATTGGATTAATATTTTTTATTAAAAAATTCCTATTAGACGAAAAAAAAATTCTTTATAAAATACAAGAAAACAAAAAAAAACCAAAAAAACGTAATTATTGGGAATCAAGAATTAAAGAAATAAAATCAGGAAAAACTTAA
- a CDS encoding CTP synthase yields the protein MKTKYIFVTGGVSSSLGKGIVSASLGMLLKSRGYKVTIQKLDPYLNIDSGTLNPYEHGECFVTKDGVETDLDLGHYERFLNQPTTKNNSITSGMIYKKVIDNERKGNYLGQTVQVIPHITNEIKRRIKILGESKNYDIVITEIGGTVGDIECLPYIESVRQLKWELGQSNGLVIHLTFLPYISVTGEVKTKPTQHSVRNLMENGIQADILVCRTEKHISKNIRKKLALFCNVKPEHVIESINTKIIYDIPCLLHFQCFDKVVLKNLNLSTAITPNLKKWNFFIKRYKNPKCKITIALVGKYVLLHDSYKSITEALTHAGVKNETYIDIKWIDSCMIKEKNIEKYFNGISGILVAPGFGKKGIEGKILSAKHARENKIPFFGICLGMQIAVIEFARNVLGMKKAESHETNPYSSCPVISLMEKQKNITQKGGTMRLGNWKCVLLKGSNIFSIYGGKREILERHRHRYEFNNEYLESFSNAGMKAVGINPETGLVEVFELENHIFFLGVQFHPEYKSTVINPHPLFISFVQVSKGYFYKKNKKSSYEE from the coding sequence ATAAAAACAAAATACATTTTTGTTACAGGAGGAGTTAGTTCTTCATTGGGAAAGGGGATTGTATCAGCTTCATTAGGAATGTTACTAAAGTCTAGAGGATATAAAGTGACAATACAAAAATTGGATCCTTATTTGAATATTGATTCTGGAACTTTAAATCCTTATGAACATGGAGAATGTTTTGTAACTAAAGATGGAGTAGAAACGGATTTGGATTTAGGTCATTATGAACGTTTTTTAAATCAACCAACTACAAAAAATAACAGCATCACATCAGGAATGATATATAAAAAAGTCATTGATAATGAAAGAAAAGGTAATTATTTAGGACAAACAGTACAAGTAATACCTCATATTACAAATGAAATTAAAAGACGTATTAAGATTCTTGGAGAATCTAAAAATTATGATATTGTTATTACTGAAATTGGTGGAACTGTTGGAGACATAGAATGTCTCCCTTATATTGAATCTGTACGTCAACTAAAATGGGAATTAGGACAATCTAATGGATTAGTAATTCATTTAACTTTTTTACCATATATATCTGTTACTGGAGAAGTGAAAACAAAACCTACACAACATTCTGTTAGGAATCTAATGGAAAATGGAATTCAAGCTGATATTTTAGTTTGTAGAACAGAAAAGCATATATCGAAAAACATTCGTAAAAAATTAGCTTTGTTTTGCAACGTTAAGCCAGAACATGTAATTGAATCTATTAATACGAAGATCATATATGATATCCCTTGTTTGTTGCATTTTCAATGTTTTGATAAAGTGGTTTTAAAGAATTTAAATTTATCCACTGCTATTACTCCTAATTTAAAGAAATGGAATTTTTTTATTAAAAGGTATAAAAACCCTAAATGCAAAATTACAATTGCTTTAGTGGGAAAATATGTTTTATTACATGATTCGTATAAATCTATTACGGAAGCATTAACTCATGCAGGAGTAAAAAATGAAACATATATTGATATTAAATGGATTGATTCATGTATGATAAAAGAAAAAAATATAGAAAAGTATTTTAATGGAATTTCTGGAATTTTAGTTGCTCCTGGTTTTGGAAAAAAAGGAATAGAGGGAAAAATTCTTTCTGCAAAACATGCAAGAGAGAATAAAATTCCTTTTTTTGGGATCTGTTTGGGAATGCAAATAGCTGTAATAGAATTTGCTAGAAATGTATTAGGAATGAAAAAAGCAGAAAGCCATGAAACTAATCCATATTCTTCTTGTCCGGTTATTAGTTTAATGGAAAAACAAAAAAATATAACCCAAAAAGGCGGAACTATGCGTCTGGGAAATTGGAAATGTGTTCTCCTAAAAGGATCTAATATTTTTTCTATTTATGGTGGAAAAAGAGAAATTTTAGAGAGACATCGTCATAGATATGAATTTAATAATGAATATTTAGAAAGTTTTTCTAATGCTGGAATGAAAGCTGTTGGCATTAATCCTGAGACTGGGTTAGTAGAAGTTTTTGAATTAGAAAATCATATTTTTTTCTTAGGAGTTCAGTTTCATCCTGAATATAAAAGTACAGTAATCAATCCACATCCTTTATTTATTTCTTTTGTACAAGTTTCTAAGGGATATTTTTATAAAAAAAATAAAAAGTCTTCTTATGAAGAATAA
- the clpX gene encoding ATP-dependent Clp protease ATP-binding subunit ClpX, with the protein MENLLFCNFCGRKKNEITFLISGINGHICNFCIEKTYSIIHRKFSLVEEQKKTEKEDQFILKKPREIKTFLDQYVIGQEEAKKVISVAVYNHYKRIQFLSSYQKEEKKTEKIEIEKSNILLIGNTGTGKTLLAKSISKLLKIPFTIADATTLTEAGYVGEDVESILSRLLQSVNYDIHSAEKGIVFIDEIDKISRKSNNPSITRDVSGEGVQQALLKILEGSIINVPPQGGRKHPDQKMIQLNTENILFIAGGTFDGIEKIISDRINQFSSIGYLTREKKIKKEKNEHYIKNITSNDLKKFGLIPELIGRFPIITYMNPLDKIILKKILIEPKNALIKQYKKIFDMDKISMNITDEALDVIVDKTVQLGLGARGLRSFCEKLFLDYMFNIEKIQKILNVDKNIAIEKLSCL; encoded by the coding sequence ATGGAAAACTTATTATTTTGTAACTTTTGTGGAAGGAAAAAAAATGAAATAACTTTTCTTATATCAGGAATCAATGGCCATATTTGTAATTTTTGTATAGAAAAAACTTATTCTATAATACATAGAAAATTTTCTCTTGTAGAAGAGCAAAAAAAAACAGAAAAAGAGGATCAATTTATTCTTAAAAAACCTAGGGAAATAAAAACTTTTTTAGATCAATATGTTATAGGACAAGAAGAAGCAAAAAAAGTGATTTCTGTTGCTGTATATAATCATTATAAAAGAATTCAATTTCTATCTTCTTATCAAAAAGAAGAAAAAAAAACAGAAAAAATAGAAATAGAAAAATCTAATATCTTATTAATTGGAAATACAGGAACTGGAAAAACTTTACTTGCTAAAAGTATTTCTAAACTTTTAAAAATTCCTTTTACAATAGCAGATGCAACAACTTTAACTGAAGCGGGATATGTTGGAGAAGATGTAGAATCAATTTTATCTAGATTATTACAATCTGTAAATTATGATATTCACTCTGCTGAAAAAGGAATTGTCTTTATAGATGAAATAGACAAAATCTCCAGAAAAAGTAATAATCCATCTATTACCAGAGATGTATCTGGAGAAGGAGTTCAACAAGCTTTACTAAAAATACTAGAGGGATCAATAATAAATGTTCCTCCACAAGGAGGACGAAAACATCCTGATCAAAAAATGATTCAACTAAATACAGAAAATATTTTATTTATAGCTGGAGGAACATTTGATGGAATTGAGAAAATTATATCTGATAGAATCAATCAATTTTCTTCTATTGGATATTTGACTAGAGAAAAAAAAATAAAAAAAGAAAAAAATGAACATTATATTAAAAATATTACATCTAATGATTTAAAAAAATTTGGTTTAATACCAGAACTTATTGGAAGATTTCCTATAATTACTTATATGAATCCATTGGATAAGATCATATTAAAAAAAATTTTGATAGAACCTAAAAACGCTTTAATAAAACAATATAAAAAAATATTTGACATGGATAAAATATCTATGAATATCACAGATGAAGCTTTAGATGTTATTGTTGATAAAACGGTTCAACTAGGATTAGGAGCAAGAGGATTACGTTCTTTTTGTGAAAAACTTTTTTTGGATTACATGTTTAACATAGAAAAAATACAAAAAATTTTAAATGTAGATAAGAATATCGCTATAGAAAAATTATCTTGTTTATAA
- the obgE gene encoding GTPase ObgE — protein MEENFVDFIKIFCKSGNGGSGCVHFHRDKNIIRGGPDGGSGGKGGNIIVKGNSHIHTFVHLKYHRHWIAKSGFPGKKNNITGANGKNLFIEVPVGTIIKDINQKIIVEIIKNLQEKILFEGGKGGKGNAFFKNSKFQSPHYAQPGIKTTGNWITLELKILADVGLIGFPNTGKSTLLSTLTKAKPKIGNYSFTTKRPHLGIVFMNNYHSFILADIPGIIEKASQGKGLGHRFLRHVERNSVLLFLISSETKNKKEEYIILLNELKKFNPNLLYKKRLLAISKSDLTCLKKRKKIKDVFFSLGENIVFISSFTGEGLITLKNKLWNSINDDSSSL, from the coding sequence ATGGAAGAAAATTTTGTAGACTTTATAAAAATTTTTTGTAAAAGTGGAAATGGTGGATCAGGATGTGTTCATTTTCATAGAGATAAAAATATAATAAGAGGAGGACCAGATGGAGGTTCAGGAGGAAAAGGTGGAAATATTATTGTTAAAGGAAATTCTCACATTCATACATTTGTTCATTTAAAATATCATAGACATTGGATTGCTAAATCTGGATTTCCGGGTAAAAAAAATAATATTACTGGAGCAAATGGAAAAAATTTATTTATAGAAGTTCCTGTAGGAACTATAATCAAAGATATTAATCAAAAAATTATTGTAGAAATAATTAAAAATTTACAAGAAAAAATTTTGTTTGAAGGAGGAAAAGGAGGAAAAGGAAATGCTTTTTTCAAAAATTCAAAATTTCAATCTCCTCATTATGCACAACCTGGAATAAAAACAACAGGAAATTGGATTACTTTAGAATTAAAAATTTTAGCAGATGTTGGTTTAATTGGATTTCCTAATACTGGAAAATCAACTTTGCTTTCTACACTGACAAAAGCGAAACCAAAAATAGGTAATTATTCTTTTACAACTAAGAGACCTCATTTAGGAATCGTTTTCATGAACAATTATCATTCTTTTATACTAGCAGATATTCCTGGAATCATAGAAAAAGCGTCTCAAGGGAAAGGATTAGGACATCGTTTTTTAAGACATGTAGAACGAAATTCTGTTTTGTTATTTCTTATTTCTTCAGAAACCAAAAATAAAAAAGAAGAATATATCATTTTATTAAATGAACTAAAAAAATTTAATCCAAATTTATTATATAAAAAACGTTTGTTAGCTATTTCTAAATCTGATTTAACTTGTTTGAAAAAAAGAAAAAAAATAAAAGATGTTTTTTTCTCATTAGGAGAAAATATTGTATTCATTTCTTCTTTTACAGGAGAAGGATTAATAACGTTAAAAAATAAATTGTGGAATTCTATAAATGATGATTCTTCTTCATTATAA
- a CDS encoding nucleoside monophosphate kinase — MIHIILFGPPGCGKGTQARIIANKFGFIHLSTGMIFRNHIKNETSLGMLAKHYINQGILVPDKITTSMLNIEMKKYIQAKGIIYDGYPRTKNQIFSLEKILNRFSFGRINVIFSFHIKNNLLINRLIKRGKISKRNDDINMKTVQKRIEEYDRKTAFIWNDYKWKKNIIKLNASSSKEKISFFIEKKIMNFYER, encoded by the coding sequence ATGATACATATTATATTATTTGGTCCACCAGGATGTGGAAAAGGAACTCAAGCAAGAATTATAGCAAATAAATTTGGATTTATCCATTTATCTACTGGAATGATATTTAGAAATCATATAAAAAACGAAACAAGTCTAGGAATGCTTGCTAAGCATTACATTAATCAAGGAATATTGGTTCCTGATAAAATTACTACAAGTATGTTAAATATAGAAATGAAAAAATATATTCAAGCTAAAGGAATTATTTATGATGGATATCCTAGAACAAAAAATCAAATCTTTTCTTTAGAAAAGATATTAAATAGATTTTCTTTTGGGAGAATAAATGTCATTTTTTCTTTTCATATAAAAAATAATTTATTAATTAATAGACTTATAAAAAGAGGAAAAATAAGTAAACGTAATGATGATATAAATATGAAAACTGTACAAAAAAGAATTGAAGAATATGATAGAAAAACTGCATTTATTTGGAATGATTATAAATGGAAAAAAAACATAATCAAATTAAATGCTTCTTCTTCTAAAGAGAAAATTTCTTTTTTTATAGAAAAAAAGATAATGAATTTTTATGAAAGATAA
- the lpdA gene encoding dihydrolipoyl dehydrogenase: MYFDVIILGSGPGGYVASIRASQLGMKVALIEKESLGGVCLNWGCIPTKSLLNSAKILQNIKKNEDLFGIDKVKIDFLKIIQKSRNVVSKMKKGISFLMKKNGINVIYGNAKLKNGKKVEIFRNGKKIEEHNASHIIIATGAKSKIEKKFQQDEKRIIGYKKALSLTSLPRKMIIIGSGSIGLEFAYFYHSMGTDVTIIELCPQFLPNADEEISSHIKYSFNKRGIKSYVSSTIKKIDYSEKGVIAHIQTLNEEISLEADIILSAIGITPNIRLIGLEKIGIQTNDKEFIVVDENYRTNVDEYYAIGDVIESPSLAHVASHEAILCIENIKGLNPTRIDYNNIPKCIYCFPEIASVGYTEKEAKKKGYQIKVGKFPFTALGKSISDDNPEGFVKVIFDSKYDEWLGCHMIGNNVTDIISEVVVSRRLEATHCEIIKSIHPHPSLSESIFESVAHAYGKAIHL, from the coding sequence ATGTATTTCGATGTAATTATTTTAGGAAGTGGTCCAGGAGGTTATGTTGCATCTATACGTGCTTCTCAACTTGGAATGAAAGTTGCTCTTATTGAAAAAGAATCTCTCGGAGGAGTCTGTTTAAATTGGGGATGTATTCCAACAAAATCTCTTTTAAACAGTGCTAAAATATTACAAAATATAAAAAAAAATGAGGATCTATTTGGAATAGATAAAGTCAAAATTGATTTTTTAAAAATTATTCAAAAAAGTAGAAATGTCGTAAGCAAAATGAAAAAAGGAATTTCATTTTTAATGAAAAAAAATGGAATTAATGTTATTTATGGAAATGCAAAATTAAAAAATGGAAAAAAAGTTGAAATATTTAGAAATGGAAAAAAAATAGAAGAGCATAATGCTTCACATATTATTATAGCGACAGGAGCAAAATCTAAGATAGAAAAAAAGTTTCAACAAGATGAAAAAAGAATTATAGGATATAAAAAAGCTCTTTCCCTTACTTCGTTGCCTAGAAAAATGATTATAATAGGTTCCGGATCTATAGGATTGGAATTTGCTTATTTTTACCATTCTATGGGAACTGATGTTACTATTATAGAACTTTGTCCACAATTTCTTCCAAATGCAGATGAAGAAATATCTTCTCATATAAAATATTCTTTTAATAAGAGGGGAATCAAAAGTTACGTATCATCTACGATAAAAAAAATCGATTATTCTGAAAAAGGAGTTATAGCTCATATTCAAACTTTGAATGAAGAAATTTCTTTAGAAGCAGACATAATCCTTTCTGCTATTGGAATAACTCCTAATATCAGACTAATTGGGTTAGAAAAAATTGGAATTCAGACAAACGACAAAGAATTTATAGTTGTTGATGAAAATTATCGGACTAATGTAGATGAATATTATGCTATTGGAGACGTTATAGAAAGTCCTTCCTTGGCTCATGTAGCATCACATGAAGCTATTTTATGTATTGAGAACATAAAAGGATTAAATCCTACAAGAATAGATTATAATAATATTCCAAAATGTATTTATTGTTTTCCTGAAATTGCTTCAGTGGGTTATACTGAAAAAGAAGCTAAAAAAAAAGGATATCAAATTAAAGTAGGAAAATTTCCTTTTACTGCTCTTGGAAAATCTATTTCTGATGATAATCCAGAAGGATTTGTGAAAGTAATTTTTGATTCTAAATATGATGAATGGTTGGGATGTCACATGATAGGAAATAATGTTACCGATATTATATCGGAAGTAGTAGTTTCCAGAAGATTGGAAGCTACTCATTGTGAGATAATAAAAAGTATCCATCCACATCCTTCATTAAGCGAATCAATTTTTGAGTCCGTAGCGCATGCTTACGGAAAAGCTATTCATTTATAA
- the fsa gene encoding fructose-6-phosphate aldolase gives MKFFIDTANLNELKKAKTLGLLDGVTTNPSLIAKESICRIGNTTTTNDIYNHYISICNLLDEENGDVSAEIISNNYVDMIKEGKKISLLHPKIVVKVPATKDGIRTIQYLSKNKIKTNCTLIFSSGQALLAAKAGSSYISPFIGRLDDISFNGLDLIKEIKTIFSHYCFNTKIIGASIRHPLHIVECAKIGIYAVTSPLNVISYLINHPLTKIGLEKFLKDYNSNEIE, from the coding sequence ATGAAGTTTTTTATAGATACAGCTAATTTAAATGAATTAAAAAAAGCAAAAACATTAGGACTATTAGATGGAGTTACAACCAATCCTTCTCTGATAGCAAAAGAATCCATTTGTAGAATTGGAAATACTACTACTACTAATGATATTTATAACCATTATATATCTATATGCAATCTTTTAGATGAAGAAAATGGAGATGTTAGTGCAGAAATTATTAGTAATAATTATGTGGATATGATAAAAGAAGGAAAAAAAATTTCTCTTTTACATCCAAAAATTGTAGTAAAAGTACCTGCAACAAAAGATGGAATAAGAACTATTCAATATTTATCAAAAAATAAAATAAAAACCAATTGTACACTTATTTTTTCATCTGGACAAGCTTTATTAGCAGCTAAAGCTGGATCTAGTTATATATCTCCTTTTATAGGAAGACTAGATGATATCTCTTTCAATGGTTTAGATTTGATAAAAGAAATTAAAACTATTTTTAGTCATTATTGTTTTAATACAAAAATTATCGGAGCATCAATACGACATCCATTACATATTGTAGAATGTGCCAAAATAGGAATATATGCTGTTACTTCTCCATTAAATGTTATATCTTATCTTATTAATCATCCTTTAACAAAAATAGGGTTAGAAAAATTTTTAAAAGATTACAATTCCAATGAAATTGAATAA